The following proteins come from a genomic window of Leptospira dzoumogneensis:
- a CDS encoding MGMT family protein, producing MTAKPKKKKIELKPENFYDLVYKIVKKVPKGKVTSYGRIAVLIGKPRAARAVGYALNALKKGQEQKIPWQRVINSMGKISHKGDTPRAIIQKKLLESEGIEFSREEVVDWKRFGWPD from the coding sequence ATGACCGCGAAACCTAAAAAGAAAAAGATAGAATTAAAGCCGGAAAACTTTTACGATCTAGTTTATAAAATCGTAAAGAAGGTCCCGAAAGGAAAAGTCACCAGCTACGGCAGAATTGCGGTTCTGATCGGAAAACCTAGAGCGGCCAGAGCAGTCGGTTATGCACTAAACGCTTTAAAAAAAGGCCAAGAGCAGAAGATCCCTTGGCAAAGAGTCATCAATAGTATGGGAAAAATTTCTCACAAAGGGGATACTCCCAGAGCGATCATACAAAAAAAACTTTTAGAATCGGAAGGTATCGAATTTTCTAGAGAAGAGGTCGTGGATTGGAAACGATTCGGCTGGCCTGATTAA
- a CDS encoding DUF885 domain-containing protein, with protein sequence MLKKILIIFLSTVAVLLLSFGILIWHTINFRPITLGLYYEKIFWENVLDDPETLTSLRILDSWGITSHNYKWSDSSPEKEMERADKAKRDLEILKTYDSSKLSGEDRIYYKALEWDLELGADYEKYIYNYYPVNQLFGVQNHIPSFLATSHMIEDYEDVGSYIARLKGISEKLDQVIRGLEIRQSNGVIPPDFILRRVLDELKNFRVKNPEDNILYVSLRKKLEKNDEILSEQKTSSLAEVKKILETSVYPAYFKLQNFLEQQLKSADNKAGVWKLPNGDKFYEHTLKYHTTTNLSPEEVHSIGLSEVARIQTEMKSILETSGIRVSDLQTTMRQLREKSEFQFPNTPEGKEKVIEVYKEILKESIERSKPIFPSWPRAKVQVERIPEFKEAGAPGAYYEEPSLDGKRPGVFYANLRDLKEIPKFGMNTLTYHETIPGHHLQIAWSQELTSAPRKLRTTHFTAFVEGWALYAERLAKDYNFYSDPYVDLGRLQAELFRAVRLVVDTGIHYKRWSREDAIRYMSDNTGMAPKEVSAEIERYIVYPGQACSYKIGMISFLKMREDWKSVKGETFDIKEYHGFVLGKGSLPLEILEKASKEELGLVPKN encoded by the coding sequence ATGCTGAAGAAGATCCTGATCATCTTTTTATCCACCGTTGCCGTACTTTTACTTTCTTTCGGGATTTTAATTTGGCATACGATCAATTTTAGGCCGATCACATTAGGTTTATATTATGAAAAGATATTTTGGGAGAATGTTCTGGATGATCCGGAGACTTTAACTTCTCTCCGAATTTTGGATTCTTGGGGAATCACTTCTCATAATTATAAATGGTCCGACTCTTCTCCCGAAAAGGAAATGGAAAGAGCAGACAAAGCAAAAAGAGATCTGGAAATACTTAAGACATATGATTCTTCCAAATTAAGCGGAGAAGATAGGATCTATTATAAGGCCTTAGAATGGGATCTGGAATTAGGGGCGGACTATGAAAAATACATCTATAATTATTATCCTGTAAACCAACTATTCGGAGTTCAGAATCATATTCCTTCCTTCTTGGCAACTTCTCATATGATAGAAGATTATGAGGATGTAGGATCTTATATTGCGAGACTAAAAGGAATTTCTGAAAAATTGGATCAAGTGATCCGAGGTTTGGAGATCAGACAATCCAACGGTGTGATCCCTCCGGATTTTATTTTAAGAAGGGTTTTAGATGAGTTAAAAAATTTCAGGGTCAAAAATCCTGAAGATAATATTTTATATGTAAGCCTTCGTAAAAAATTGGAGAAGAATGACGAGATCCTTTCCGAGCAAAAAACTTCTTCTTTGGCGGAAGTAAAAAAGATCTTAGAAACTTCCGTTTATCCTGCGTATTTTAAACTCCAAAACTTTTTAGAACAACAGCTTAAATCTGCGGATAATAAGGCTGGAGTCTGGAAACTTCCGAATGGAGACAAGTTTTACGAACATACTTTAAAATATCATACTACTACCAATCTTTCTCCGGAGGAAGTCCATTCTATCGGACTTTCAGAAGTAGCAAGAATACAAACTGAGATGAAATCCATTTTGGAAACTTCCGGAATTAGAGTTTCGGATCTGCAAACCACCATGAGGCAGTTAAGAGAAAAGTCCGAATTCCAATTCCCGAATACTCCGGAAGGAAAAGAAAAAGTCATAGAGGTCTATAAAGAGATCTTAAAAGAATCTATCGAAAGATCTAAACCTATCTTTCCTTCTTGGCCCAGAGCAAAAGTGCAGGTGGAAAGAATTCCCGAATTCAAAGAAGCAGGAGCACCCGGGGCATATTACGAGGAACCTAGCTTGGATGGAAAACGTCCCGGTGTATTCTATGCAAACTTGCGCGACTTAAAAGAGATCCCTAAATTCGGGATGAATACGTTAACGTATCATGAAACAATTCCAGGTCACCATTTACAGATTGCTTGGTCCCAAGAATTGACTTCCGCCCCAAGAAAATTAAGGACCACACATTTCACCGCATTTGTAGAAGGTTGGGCATTGTACGCGGAAAGACTTGCTAAAGATTATAATTTTTATTCAGACCCATATGTGGATTTAGGAAGACTACAAGCGGAATTATTCAGAGCGGTTCGTCTAGTTGTGGATACGGGGATCCATTACAAACGTTGGAGCAGAGAAGACGCCATCCGATATATGTCCGACAATACGGGCATGGCTCCAAAAGAAGTTTCCGCAGAGATTGAAAGATATATTGTTTATCCTGGACAAGCCTGTTCTTACAAGATCGGTATGATCTCTTTCCTAAAAATGAGAGAAGATTGGAAATCGGTTAAAGGAGAAACATTCGATATCAAAGAATATCACGGATTCGTTTTAGGAAAAGGTTCTCTTCCTCTGGAAATTTTAGAAAAAGCTTCTAAGGAAGAATTGGGACTAGTCCCTAAAAACTAG
- the hisA gene encoding 1-(5-phosphoribosyl)-5-[(5-phosphoribosylamino)methylideneamino]imidazole-4-carboxamide isomerase codes for MILIPAIDLLDNCAVRLFKGNYDEKTIYSTEPWKLAEGFERNGATLLHLVDLNGARNQIGINTESISKIRKSSKLKIQLGGGIRDKEKLEYYDSIGIDRFILGTAAVNNPELLDFALKKYGEDRIVVAVDARDGIVKIAGWEVDSGVKYLDLLEKMQQAGIRNIIFTDIAQDGTLAGPNLNAYKEILSRYNFQVIASGGISSLKDIMALSSLGTSVPMYGVITGKALYEGKIDLAEAITSLGSD; via the coding sequence ATGATTTTAATTCCAGCCATTGACTTGTTGGATAATTGCGCCGTTAGATTATTCAAAGGCAATTACGACGAAAAAACGATCTACTCTACAGAGCCTTGGAAACTTGCAGAAGGTTTCGAAAGAAACGGTGCTACTCTCTTACATCTTGTGGACCTGAACGGCGCAAGAAACCAGATCGGGATCAATACGGAATCTATTTCAAAAATTCGTAAATCTTCTAAACTTAAGATCCAATTAGGAGGCGGTATTAGAGATAAAGAGAAGTTAGAATATTACGATTCTATCGGTATCGACCGTTTCATCCTAGGAACAGCGGCCGTTAATAATCCTGAACTTCTGGATTTTGCTCTCAAAAAATACGGAGAAGATAGGATCGTAGTGGCGGTAGATGCCAGAGACGGTATAGTCAAAATTGCAGGCTGGGAAGTGGACTCGGGTGTGAAATATCTGGACCTTCTGGAAAAAATGCAACAAGCAGGCATCCGTAATATTATTTTCACGGATATCGCCCAAGATGGAACTTTGGCGGGTCCAAACCTTAACGCATATAAGGAAATTTTAAGCAGATATAATTTTCAAGTAATTGCATCCGGTGGTATTTCTTCTTTGAAAGATATCATGGCATTATCCTCATTAGGGACCTCCGTTCCGATGTATGGAGTGATTACCGGAAAGGCTCTATACGAAGGTAAAATAGATCTTGCCGAAGCGATCACTAGCTTGGGCTCCGATTAA
- the thiD gene encoding bifunctional hydroxymethylpyrimidine kinase/phosphomethylpyrimidine kinase, with amino-acid sequence MQKPVVLTIAGSDSGGGAGIQADLKTFNSTESFGTSVITCLTAQNPDGVTGILEVDPDFLEKQLAAVLSYFPVKAIKTGMLFSESLIKRISKILKEYKTKGQNFELVLDPVMVATSGAKLLQDEAIQSLVSELIPMASLVTPNLDEAKILGSGEISKIESMESEAVSLSKKLGVPVLLKGGHIKNSKEALDVLGIPNGEVYKYAKPFVEDFNPHGTGCTYSSAIASYLAQGLSLSESVAKAREFLHAAILQSFPAGKTKTLNHNPKI; translated from the coding sequence ATGCAAAAGCCGGTAGTATTAACAATCGCAGGTTCCGACTCCGGAGGTGGAGCAGGTATCCAAGCGGATCTAAAAACTTTCAACTCCACCGAATCTTTCGGAACTTCCGTGATCACTTGCCTAACCGCTCAAAATCCGGACGGTGTCACAGGAATTTTAGAAGTAGATCCCGACTTTTTAGAAAAACAACTCGCAGCTGTGCTTTCCTATTTTCCGGTAAAAGCGATCAAAACCGGAATGTTATTCTCCGAAAGTCTGATCAAAAGAATTTCTAAAATTTTAAAAGAATATAAAACGAAAGGTCAAAACTTCGAATTAGTTTTGGATCCTGTGATGGTTGCCACAAGCGGTGCCAAACTTTTACAAGACGAAGCAATCCAATCTTTAGTCTCAGAATTAATTCCTATGGCGAGTCTAGTTACTCCGAATCTAGACGAGGCAAAAATTTTAGGTTCCGGAGAAATCTCCAAAATCGAATCCATGGAATCCGAAGCAGTTTCTCTTTCTAAAAAATTAGGAGTGCCCGTTTTATTAAAAGGCGGGCATATCAAAAATTCCAAAGAAGCATTGGACGTATTAGGAATTCCGAACGGAGAAGTTTACAAATACGCAAAACCTTTCGTGGAGGACTTCAATCCGCATGGAACAGGATGTACTTATTCTTCTGCGATAGCTTCTTATTTGGCCCAAGGACTCTCTCTTTCCGAATCCGTAGCTAAGGCGAGGGAATTCCTGCATGCAGCAATCTTACAGTCTTTCCCGGCAGGAAAGACCAAGACATTAAATCATAACCCTAAGATCTAG
- a CDS encoding thioredoxin domain-containing protein, producing the protein MKKLSPSSILAVISGVAAFISFLLIRKYFGGETADGLAQSLCDAVSESGSCSKVSESSISAIRNVPWLGDLPIALFGFSFYGFVTYLFVRSEKSPENKEGYLLLSFYILLVALVVDLGLFSASVFYIDAICGLCAVTWISTLILVAGTFFQIKDYKDKSLKKAFGIFQLEGLNTYIVVLLFLAAGQIGGKSFHDSLVEGEHTGVAQIQKQLADYEKAQLVSIDLQGSSIQGDPNAPITIVKFADFNCGHCMDTSHILKRVLRDYPGLVKIVYKNFPLDANCNRLVQSPRPDASSCVAASAAICADKQNKFPAVYEGLYRNTENRIAHSPASVLSLAQQEGLDMNQFRACLSSPAVRNQINKEVDDAEKVEIHSTPSLFINNKPIQSGTPKEAFLRALIESLIKKV; encoded by the coding sequence ATGAAAAAATTGTCCCCTAGCTCTATTCTTGCCGTAATTTCCGGTGTCGCGGCGTTTATCTCGTTCTTATTGATCAGAAAATATTTCGGCGGCGAAACTGCGGACGGACTAGCACAATCACTTTGTGATGCAGTCAGTGAATCAGGTTCTTGTTCTAAGGTTTCCGAAAGCAGCATCTCTGCGATCAGGAACGTTCCTTGGTTGGGAGATCTTCCGATCGCTCTTTTCGGATTTTCATTTTACGGATTTGTTACATACCTTTTTGTAAGATCTGAAAAAAGCCCTGAAAACAAAGAAGGGTACCTTCTTCTTTCCTTTTACATTTTGCTTGTAGCATTGGTGGTTGATCTTGGATTATTCTCCGCTTCCGTATTTTATATAGATGCGATTTGCGGACTTTGTGCGGTTACTTGGATCTCTACTTTGATCTTGGTTGCAGGGACCTTCTTCCAAATTAAGGATTATAAGGACAAATCTTTGAAAAAAGCATTCGGCATCTTTCAATTGGAAGGCTTAAATACTTACATAGTTGTTCTATTGTTCCTAGCCGCGGGCCAAATCGGAGGAAAATCTTTCCATGATTCTTTAGTGGAAGGGGAGCATACTGGTGTCGCTCAGATCCAAAAACAATTGGCAGATTACGAAAAAGCTCAGTTAGTTTCCATTGATCTACAAGGTTCTTCCATACAAGGAGATCCTAATGCACCGATCACGATCGTTAAGTTTGCCGACTTCAATTGTGGTCACTGTATGGATACTTCTCATATTTTGAAAAGAGTTTTGAGAGATTATCCGGGATTAGTAAAGATCGTTTATAAAAATTTCCCATTGGATGCGAATTGTAACCGATTGGTGCAATCTCCTCGTCCTGATGCTAGTTCTTGTGTTGCAGCATCCGCAGCTATTTGCGCGGATAAACAAAATAAATTCCCTGCGGTTTACGAAGGACTTTATAGAAACACTGAGAACCGTATTGCTCACTCTCCTGCTTCCGTGTTGAGCTTAGCGCAGCAAGAAGGTTTGGATATGAATCAGTTCCGTGCATGTTTGTCTTCTCCTGCGGTCCGTAATCAGATCAATAAAGAAGTGGATGATGCTGAAAAGGTAGAGATCCACAGCACACCTAGCTTATTTATTAATAATAAACCGATCCAAAGTGGAACTCCTAAAGAAGCTTTCTTAAGAGCTTTGATCGAAAGTTTAATTAAGAAGGTCTGA